One window of Methanocalculus alkaliphilus genomic DNA carries:
- a CDS encoding valine--tRNA ligase: MSSPEDLDKTYDYAGVEQRWLDTWRDEDFYFDRASTKPRYIIDTPPPYPTGRLHIGHALNWVYMDIIARYKRMRGYNVMFPQGWDCHGLPTEVKVEEIHGITKNDLPRHEFRAMCQELTRENIEMMRRSIRVMGFSVDWSNEYITMEPEYYSLTQASFLRMLKSGYIYQSDHPVNYCTRCETAIAFAEVAYTENTTLLNYFTFDGVEIATTRPELLGACVAVAVHPDDERYTSLRGGTLTVPLFSYQVPVIEDETVDPSFGSGAVMICTFGDKQDVVWWKTHNLDLRKAIDHTGRMTAICGPYTGMRAKECRDAILADMTKEDILIRQEELPQRVGTCWRCETPIEILSERQWFVRVRPDEITEAAKEITWFPEHMLTRLLNWTSQMEWDWCISRQRLFATPIPVWFCTACGELLTPDEADLPIDPTVESPSTPCPSCGSTEWEGETDVLDTWMDSSISPLVVSGWDGKTTPALYPTQLRPQGHDIIRTWAFYTILRSLALTGEKPWEGILINGMVLGEDGFKMSKSRNNVISPDELIDKYGVDALRQWAAAGGATGSDITFSWNDVVAASRFQTKMWNIVRFSLLQIRRDEIRPDPTTELADRWLLAHLRKTVDEVTTALDNNQFDRGLKALRDFAWSTLADNYLELVKGRLYGDTPSRSGAASTLRTTLDALCRCMAPYTPFFAAECYHHLTGERVIDQEWPALPEYDEKDLEDGDLVVTIVSLLRKYKHDEGLALNAPLGHVTIYTPGISFNDGGDAGRTVNADIDWRSAAPNLDRIVSDITFNMGIIGPTFRKQAGAVMQAIRDLPIETLKEGITSVRIGDDEIAIPDGAYTLVHSYAIEGEEVDILTIRDVVLAIHKRA, translated from the coding sequence ATGTCGTCACCAGAGGATCTCGATAAAACCTATGATTATGCCGGGGTTGAGCAACGATGGCTCGATACATGGCGTGACGAAGACTTCTACTTTGACCGGGCCTCAACAAAGCCGAGGTACATCATAGACACACCACCGCCGTACCCGACCGGCAGACTGCATATCGGCCATGCATTGAACTGGGTCTACATGGATATCATCGCGCGGTATAAGCGGATGCGCGGATACAATGTCATGTTTCCACAGGGCTGGGACTGCCATGGCCTCCCGACCGAGGTGAAGGTCGAGGAGATCCATGGGATCACAAAAAATGATCTCCCACGACATGAGTTCCGGGCAATGTGCCAGGAGCTGACCCGTGAGAACATTGAGATGATGCGCCGCTCCATCAGGGTAATGGGCTTCTCTGTGGACTGGAGCAACGAGTACATCACGATGGAGCCGGAGTACTACAGCCTGACACAGGCATCATTCCTCAGGATGCTCAAATCTGGGTACATCTACCAGTCCGATCATCCCGTCAATTACTGTACCCGGTGTGAAACCGCCATCGCATTTGCGGAGGTTGCATATACGGAGAATACCACCCTCCTCAATTACTTCACCTTCGATGGCGTTGAGATCGCAACAACACGGCCCGAGCTCCTCGGAGCCTGTGTCGCCGTCGCCGTCCACCCCGATGATGAACGGTACACCAGCCTCAGAGGGGGAACCCTCACCGTCCCGCTCTTCTCATACCAGGTCCCGGTTATCGAGGATGAGACGGTCGATCCCTCATTCGGATCAGGCGCTGTGATGATCTGTACATTTGGCGACAAACAGGATGTCGTCTGGTGGAAGACACACAATCTTGACCTCCGGAAAGCGATCGATCACACCGGCAGGATGACCGCCATCTGCGGACCCTATACCGGGATGAGGGCGAAGGAGTGCCGCGACGCCATCCTCGCCGATATGACAAAGGAGGATATCCTGATCCGCCAGGAGGAGCTCCCCCAGCGTGTCGGCACCTGCTGGCGGTGTGAGACACCGATCGAGATCCTCTCTGAACGACAATGGTTTGTCAGGGTCAGACCCGATGAGATCACCGAAGCCGCAAAGGAGATCACCTGGTTCCCGGAGCATATGCTCACCCGGCTCCTGAACTGGACATCCCAGATGGAATGGGACTGGTGCATCTCCAGGCAGCGGCTCTTTGCCACCCCGATTCCGGTCTGGTTCTGTACAGCCTGTGGCGAATTACTCACCCCCGATGAGGCTGATCTCCCCATTGATCCGACGGTCGAATCCCCCTCGACACCCTGTCCGTCATGCGGATCAACAGAATGGGAGGGAGAGACCGATGTCCTCGATACCTGGATGGACTCATCCATATCCCCGCTCGTCGTCTCAGGATGGGACGGGAAGACCACCCCTGCGCTCTATCCGACCCAGCTCCGCCCCCAGGGCCATGATATCATCAGGACATGGGCATTCTACACCATCCTCAGATCCCTTGCCCTCACCGGTGAGAAGCCCTGGGAAGGCATCCTCATCAACGGGATGGTTCTTGGAGAGGACGGATTTAAGATGTCAAAATCCAGGAACAACGTCATCTCTCCCGATGAACTGATCGACAAGTACGGCGTCGACGCCCTCCGGCAATGGGCCGCTGCCGGCGGCGCAACCGGATCCGATATCACCTTCTCATGGAACGACGTCGTCGCGGCATCACGATTCCAGACGAAGATGTGGAACATCGTCCGGTTCTCCCTCCTTCAGATACGCCGGGATGAGATCAGACCAGATCCAACCACAGAACTTGCGGACCGCTGGCTGCTTGCACACCTGAGGAAGACCGTCGACGAGGTGACAACGGCACTTGACAACAACCAGTTCGACCGGGGGCTGAAGGCACTCCGGGACTTTGCCTGGTCAACCCTTGCAGACAACTATCTTGAGCTCGTCAAGGGGAGGCTCTATGGCGACACGCCGTCCCGTTCCGGTGCGGCATCCACCCTCAGGACGACCCTTGATGCCCTATGCCGCTGCATGGCACCCTATACACCATTCTTTGCAGCAGAGTGCTACCATCACCTCACCGGAGAGAGGGTCATCGACCAGGAATGGCCGGCTCTCCCGGAGTACGATGAGAAGGACCTGGAAGACGGGGATCTCGTTGTCACCATCGTCTCACTCCTGAGGAAGTACAAACATGATGAAGGGCTTGCCTTAAACGCCCCTCTCGGCCATGTCACCATCTATACTCCGGGCATCTCGTTCAATGATGGCGGCGATGCAGGAAGGACGGTAAACGCTGATATTGACTGGCGATCCGCTGCACCGAATCTAGATCGGATCGTCTCGGATATCACCTTCAACATGGGGATCATCGGCCCCACCTTCAGAAAACAGGCCGGCGCCGTCATGCAGGCGATCCGTGATCTCCCGATTGAGACCCTGAAGGAAGGCATCACCTCGGTCAGGATTGGAGATGATGAGATCGCAATTCCTGACGGGGCCTATACCCTTGTTCACTCCTACGCAATCGAGGGAGAAGAGGTCGATATCCTCACGATCAGGGATGTCGTCCTCGC
- a CDS encoding TIGR00297 family protein encodes MKIQPRLLLATGIAILGILLAPYIQPAWLFSIFVIAFSAVLYLIRGTQYISLALGVTAILYGAGLLPLVAFGGTVAIVTLGELAFRAGGEEKLAYIHYTAGATLGALIVMAYLGNIQPLVLIIGVLVALLLRSILATREDAYMIIMLGVAMTMFLFLELDFQVNILLLILAVTIALLFGYSSFRVGAADLSGLFSGALIGILLIVFADARWFLVMLAFFIIGSASTRYQYRKKQLMGVEQERGGARGYKNAFSNGLVATCAAIVFGITHDPLWVAIFVGSIATATADTVASEIGVTGGRPYMITTFQPVPEGTNGGVTLRGEMAALVGSLIISGLAVLLGMITLPVFLICTLAGLIGTNIDSIVGATIENRGIIGNSGTNLIATFGGGVAAAVLVLVLI; translated from the coding sequence ATGAAGATTCAGCCACGCCTCCTGCTGGCCACGGGTATCGCCATCCTTGGTATCCTGCTTGCCCCGTATATTCAGCCAGCGTGGCTCTTCTCAATCTTTGTCATCGCATTCTCGGCTGTCCTGTACCTGATCCGCGGTACTCAGTATATCTCCCTGGCACTCGGGGTGACGGCGATCCTCTATGGCGCCGGCCTTTTGCCGCTGGTTGCATTCGGGGGGACAGTGGCAATCGTGACGCTTGGCGAATTAGCATTCCGGGCCGGTGGTGAGGAGAAGCTTGCCTATATCCATTATACTGCGGGCGCAACCCTTGGAGCCCTCATCGTGATGGCATATCTTGGGAATATTCAGCCTCTGGTCCTGATCATCGGTGTGCTTGTTGCCCTCCTCCTCAGGTCTATCCTTGCGACCCGTGAGGATGCGTATATGATCATCATGCTCGGGGTGGCGATGACGATGTTCCTCTTCCTCGAGCTTGACTTCCAGGTTAATATCCTGCTCCTGATCCTTGCGGTGACGATAGCGCTCCTCTTCGGGTACTCATCGTTCCGTGTTGGTGCAGCTGACCTCTCCGGCCTCTTCTCGGGTGCGCTCATCGGCATTCTTCTGATCGTCTTTGCCGATGCCCGCTGGTTCCTGGTGATGCTCGCCTTCTTCATCATCGGATCGGCCAGCACCAGATACCAGTACCGAAAGAAGCAGCTGATGGGGGTTGAGCAGGAGCGTGGGGGTGCCCGGGGATATAAAAATGCCTTCTCAAACGGCCTTGTGGCGACCTGTGCGGCGATCGTCTTTGGGATCACACACGATCCGCTCTGGGTCGCCATCTTTGTCGGGAGCATCGCAACGGCGACGGCTGATACCGTCGCCTCGGAGATAGGGGTCACCGGGGGCCGCCCGTACATGATCACGACGTTTCAGCCCGTTCCGGAAGGGACAAACGGGGGGGTGACCCTCCGTGGCGAGATGGCGGCGCTTGTTGGCTCCCTGATCATCTCCGGCCTTGCGGTGCTCCTCGGGATGATCACACTCCCGGTCTTCCTCATCTGCACCCTTGCCGGGCTCATCGGGACAAATATCGACAGTATCGTCGGTGCAACTATCGAAAACCGTGGGATCATCGGTAATTCCGGGACGAACCTCATTGCAACCTTCGGGGGCGG